Genomic segment of Egibacteraceae bacterium:
GGTGACCTCCAACGGCATGCTCGCGAGCCCCCGCGAGCTCGGCGTCGGCGACGACCATCGCGGCATCTGGGTCCTCGAGCGCGACGCCCCGCTCGGTGCGGACGTCGCCGAGTGGCTGGGGCTCGACGATGCCGTCCTCGTCCTCGAGGTCACCCCTGACCGGGGTTACGCGCTGTCGCTGCACGGCCTGGCCCGCGACCTCGCCGCACTCACCGGCGCGGACCTGCACCTTCCTGCACTGCCCTCGGAGCGCCCGGCGGGCGCCGGCCCGCCGCCCCATCCCGTCCCCGTCACGATCGCCGACCCCGACCGCTGCCGGCGCTTCGACGCCCGCACGATCGGGGGGGTCGAACCGGGACCGTCCCCGGCGTGGCTGCAGCGCCGCCTCGCCGCGGCGGGCATGCGCCCGGTGTCCAACCTCGTCGACGCGACGAACGCCGTGATGCTCGAGACCGGCAACCCCACGCACGCCTACGACCTCGCGCTCCTCGCCGGCCCGGCGATCGAGGTGCGCACCGCGCGGGCGGGGGAGCGCCTGCGCACCCTCGACGGGGTGGACCGCGACCTGGATGCCGACGACCTGCTCATCTGCGACGCCGACGGGCCGATCGCGCTCGCGGGCGTGATGGGCGGCGAGGCGACGGAGATCAACCCGGCCACCCGTGACGTGCTCGTCGAGGTGGCGAACTTCGACGCGTGCAGCGTCCTGCGCACCGCCCGGCGCCACGGCCTCCACACGGAGGGGTCGCGGCGCTGGGAGAAGACCGTGCCGCCCGAGAGCGTGCCGGTCGCCGCCGACCGCTGCGTCGAGCTCGTCACCGCCACGGCCGGGGGCGGGGTGGGCGCCCAGGCCGACCACTACCCGAATCCGCCCGAGCGCCCCGTCATCCGGCTGCGGCCCCCGCGGGCCTGCGCCCACCTCGGGGTGGACCTCACCGCAGCGGACCAGGCGGCGCTGCTCGAGGCCATCGACTGCGCGGTCACGCCGGCGGGCGTCGACCTCGACGTCACGCCGCCCGCGTACCGGCCCGACCTGCGCCTCGAAGCCGACCTCTACGAGGAGATCGCCCGTCTCCACGGGTACGGGCGCGTACCCGAGCGGGTGCCGTCCACCGGCCAGGTCGGCCGGCGCACCCCCGAGCACGACGCGCGCCGCGCGCTGCGCGGCGCGCTTGCCGGCGGCGGATGGACGGAGGTCATGCCGTTCCCGTTCATCGCCGACGCCGACATCGACAGCCTCGCACTCGACCCCGACGACCGCCGGCGGCGCACGATCGCGCTCGTCAACCCGCTGTCGAAGGAGGAGTCGGTGCTCCGTACGACGTTGCTGCCCGGGCTGCTGCGCGTCGTGCGCCACAACGTCAACCGGCAGACGCCCGACGTGGCGGTCTTCGAGGTCGGCCACGTGTTCCTCGAGCCGACGCCGGAGCAGCCGGGAGCCGACGGCGGACCCGACGGCACGGTGCTGCCCGCCGAGCCGATCATGCTCGGGCTCGCGGCCTGCGGCGCGTTCGTCCCGGCCCGCCACGACCGCCCGGCCCGGGACGCGGACCTGTTCGACCTGCTCGGCGCCGTCGAGCTCGTCCTGCGCACCCTCGGCCGGTCGGGACTCGACGCCACGCGCACCGCCGAGCCGCCCTTCCACCCGGGGCGTGCCGCGCGGCTGCGCGTCGGCGGCCGCGACGTCGGTGTCGCCGGCGAGCTCCACCCGCGGGTGGCGGCGGCGTTCGAGGTGCCGCCCCGCACGCTCGTGGCGGAGCTCGACCTCGCGCCGATCCTCGCCGGCGGGGTCCGGCCCCGCCACGCCGTCGTCCCGTCACCGCTGCCGGGGCTGCGCTTCGACGTCGCCGTCGTCGTCGACGAGGACACCTCCGCGGCGGCGGTCGAGGCCGCGGTGCGCGCGGGCGCCGGCGCGCGGGTGACCGCGGTGACATTGTTCGACGTCTACCGCGGCGCGCAGCTCGGTGAGGGCCGCAAGAGCCTCGCCTACACCGTGCTTCTCGACGACCCCGAGCGCCAGCTCACCGACACCGACGAGGCGCAGGCCATCGACGCCATCGCGCGCGCGGTCGGCGACGCCGTCGGCGGCACCCTCCGCCGGTAGCCGGCCGGCGGGGAGCCGGGTCGCCATGGTCGCCGCACCGTGCGGACACGGCCCAGGCGGCCCCGGGCCTTGCAATGCGGGCCACGGGGCGTATGGTTATGCATCTGCATGCATGGAGGAGGACGGCATGGACGTGGGGATCATCGGAGGGTCGGGGTACGGGGGCGCCGAGCTGCTTCGCCTGCTCGGCAGCCACCCGACCCTGAAGGTCCGCACGGTGGCGGCGCGCACGAGCGCGGGCCGCGACCTCGCGGAGGTCTTCCCGCATCTCGGCATGAGCGGGCGGCTCGCCCCGTCCGAGCCCGACGCGGTCGCCGGATGCGACGTCGTGTTCCTCGCCACGCCCCACGAGGCGAGCATGGCCCTGGCGCCCGCCCTGCTCGACCAGGGCGCGGCCGTGGTCGACCTGTCGGGGGCGTTCCGGCTCGATGCCGCGACCTTCAGCGACTGGTACGGGCTCGCGCACGCCGCTCCCGACCTCGCCCCGGCCGCCTACGGCCTGCCGGAGACGTCGCGCGGCGACCTCGACGGCGCCCGGCTCGTGGCCAACCCGGGCTGCTATCCCACCGCGGCCCTGCTCGCGCTCTGGCCGCTCGCCGGGCTCGTCGACCCGGCGACGGTCGTCGTCGCCGGCCTGTCGGGCACGTCAGGCGCCGGCAAGGGCCTGCGCGAGGACCTCCACGTCAGCCACGCGGTGGCGAACGTGAGCCCGTACGCCGCGCCCCGACACCGCCACACCCCCGAGATCGAAGCCGGATGGGCCCGCGCGGCACGGCTGCCCGAGCCCGCGCCGGTGAGCTTCACCCCCCACCTCGTGCCTATGGCGCGGGGCCTGCTCGCCACGGTCTGCGCCGCGCTCACCGACGGGGTGGACCCCGCTGCGGTGCGCGGCGCCTACGCCGACGCCTACGCCGGCGAGCCGTTCGTGACGGTGCTCCCCGAGGGCGCATGGCCGGCCACCGCCTACGTGTCGGGGGGCAACGCCGCCCATGTCGGCGTGGCGGTGGACCCCCGCACCGGGCGGGTCACGGCCTCGTGCGCGATCGACAACCTCGGCAAGGGTGCCGCCGGTCAGGCCATCCAGAACGCCAACATCGTGCTCGGCCTGCCGGAGGCCGCCGGTCTCAGCGCCGCCGGCGTCTACCCGTGAGCGGCCGCCGGTCGCCGGTCGACCTCCCCGGGGGTGTGTGCGCCGTGCCGGAGATCGCCGCGGCCGGGGTCGCCGCCGGCCTGAAGCCGAGCGGCCGCCTCGACCTCGCGATCGTCGACGCGGGCAGGGTCGTCGCCGCCGCGGCGGTCCAGACCACGAACCAGGTCAAGGCCGCGCCGGTGCTCCTCACCTCCCGCCACGTGGCCAACGGGCGGGCCCGGGCGGTGCTGCTGAACGCGGGCAGCGCCAACGTCTGCACCGGTCCGGACGGCATGGCGCTCGCCGAGGAGTCGACCGTCGCGGTCGGGCGCGAGCTCGGGTGCGAGCCGGCGGACGTCCTCGTCTGCTCGACCGGCGTGATCGGGGTCCCGATCCCACGCGGGCCGTTCCTCGCCGGCATCCCCGCCGCCGCCGCGGCGCGCTCGCGGGACGGCGGCAGCCGGGCTGCGAAGGCCATCATGACGACCGACACGTTCCCGAAGGAGGCCGCCGTGCGGGTCGAGGACGGGACCGGCACGTGCGTCGTCGGCGGGATGGCGAAGGGCGCCGGCATGCTCGAGCCGACGATGGCGACCATGCTCGCCGTCGTCACGACCGACGCGCCCGTCCAGGGACCGGTGCTGCGCTCCTGCGTCCGGGAGGTCGTCGCCCACACGTTCGGCCGCGTGAGCGTCGACGCGTGCCAGTCGACGAACGACGCGGTGGTCGTCCTCGCGACCGGCAGCGCCGCCCGCCCGCCGTCGCTCTCGGCGTTCAAGGACGGGCTCACGGCGGTGTGCGCCCGCCTGGCCGAGGCGCTCGTGCGCGACGGCGAAGGCGCGCGCAAGCTCGTGCGCCTGCGCGTGACGGGAGCGCGCAGCGAGGCGGACGCCGTCGGCGTCGCCAGGGCGATCGCGCGCAGCGTCCTCGTGCGGACCGCCATCGCCGGGGCAGACCCCAACTGGGGCCGGATCCTCGCCGCCGCCGGCGCCGGGCCGGTCCCGTTCGACCCGGCGCGGGTGGCGGTGACCTTCGGCAACGTGACCGTTTGCCGGTTCGGCGTCGTCGCGTCCTTCGACCGGGGGCTCGCGTCACGCGCGTTGTCCGGGCGCGAGGTCACCGTCACCGTCGACCTGGGGCTGGGGCCGGCCGAAGCCACGCTGCTCACCTGCGACCTCACCCACGACTACGTGACCATCAACGCGGAGTACACGACATGAGCCTGCCGGCGGAGGAGATCGGCCGCGGGACGTCCGGCCACCAGCCCGACCCGGCGTCCGCCGGGTCGCCGGCGGCCCAGCTGAGCAGCCGCACCCGCCTCGCGCAGGAGAAGGCGCGCGTCCTGAGGGAGGCGCTGCCATGGGTGACGCGCTGGGCCGGCAGCACGGTCGTGGTCAAGTACGGGGGGCACGTGACCGGTGAGCTGGACGCCGGGCAACCCGTCGACGCGGCCTTCGCCGCCGACATCGCCCTGCTGCGGCGTGTCGGCCTGCGCGTCGTCGTGGTCCACGGCGGAGGGCCGCAGATCTCGGCGCTCTCACGGCGTCTCGGCCTCGAGCCACGGTTCGTCGACGGTCGCCGCGTCACCGACGAGGCCACGCTCGAGGTGGTGAGGATGGTCCTGCTCGGCCAGGTCAACCCACGCCTCGTCGGCCTCATCAACGCTGCGGGGGCGCCGGCCGTCGGCGTGTCGGGAACCGACGCCGGCCTGCTCGGCGTGCGGCCGGCCGACCCGGCGCTCGGCGCCGTCGGGGAGGTCGAGCGGGTCGACACGACCGTGCTCGACGGCCTGCTCGACAACGGTGCGGTACCCGTCGTCGCGACGGTCGGGCGCGGGCCGGGCGGGGAGGAGCGCAACGTCAACGCCGACACGGCGGCAGGCGCGGTCGCGGCGGCGCTCGGCGCCGACAAGCTCATCTACCTCACGAACGTGCCCGGCCTCTACGAGCACTTCGGGACCGGGGACCAGGCGCTGCTCAGCGAGGTCGAGCCCGCGAGGCTGCGCGAGATGCTCGACACGAGGGAGCTCCACGCAGGCATGGTGCCGAAGGTCGAGAGCATGCTCGCCGCGCTCGAGGGGGGCGTCGACCGCGCCTACCTGCTCGACGGGCGCATCGAGCACGCGCTGCTTCTCGAGATCTTCACCGACGAGGGCATCGGCACCCAGGTATCGAAGGAAGCCTCATGACGAGCGTGCAGTCCCGCGAGGCGGCGGCCCTGATCGGCACCTACCGGCGCTTTCCCGTGGAGTTCGTCGCAGGCCAGGGTCCATGGCTGACCGACGCCGACGGCGCTCGCTACCTCGACTTCCTGTCCGGCCTCGCGGTGACCTCCCTCGGGCACGCCCATCCCGCGGTGGCCGACGCGGTCGCCGCCCAGGCGCGCCGGCTCGTGCACACGTCGAACCTCTACTACACCGAGCTGCAGGTGCGCCTGGCCGAGCGCCTCCACGCGACGCTCGGCTGGGTCGACGCGAAGGCGTTCTTCGCCAACTCCGGCGCCGAGGCGAACGAGGCGGCGCTGAAGCTCGCCCGGCGCCACGGCAAGCACCAGGATCCCGACAAGGTCGAGGTGGTCGCGCTGTCGGGCAGCTTCCACGGGCGCACGCTCGCGACCCTCGCGGTGACGGGGAGCCCTGCGAAGCACGAACCGTTCGCCCCGCTGGGCGACTGGGTCACGCACGTGCCCTACGACGACCCCGACGCGCTCGACGCCGCCGTCGGCGAGCGGACGAGCGCCGTGCTGCTCGAGGCGGTCCAGGGAGAGGGCGGCGTGCGGGTCGTTCCCGACGCCGTGTGGCGGGCGGCCCGCTCGGCGTGCGACCGCGTCGGCGCACTACTCGTCGCCGACGAGGTCCAGACCGGCCTCGGGCGGCTCGGCGCCTGGTACGGCTGGCAGACCACGAGGGCCGAGGCGTCGGCGCACGGGCCACCGGACGCGGAGCCGCTGCCCGTCGTGCCCGACGTCGTCACGCTCGCGAAGGCCCTCGCGAACGGCCTTCCGATCGGCGCGATGATCGCGCGCGGCGACGGGGCCAAGGCGCTCGGCCCCGGCGAGCATGCGACCACCTTCGGTGGGGGACCGGTCGTGTGCGCAGCGGCCCTCGCCGTCCTCGACACGATCGAACGGGAAGGCCTCGTCGCGCGCGCCGCCACCCTCGGGGCGTTGCTCGCGAGCCGGCTCAGCGCGCTCGTCGACACCGCACCCCTCGCAGCGGCGGTGCGCGGGCGGGGCCTGCTCCAGGCGCTGGTCCTCGACCGCCCCGTGGCGGCCGAGGTCACCGCGGCTGCGCTGCGCCGCCGCCTCGTCGTCAACTGCGTCGCCCCCGACGCGGTTCGCCTCGCCCCGCCGTTCGTGATCGACGAGGCCGATGTCGACGAGATGGCGACGCGGCTCGGCGCCGCGCTCGCCGACGTGTCACGGGAGACGGGGTGAACGCGCCGCCGCACCGCGGCGGTCCCGCCCGCCGGGAGGACCCGCCCCTCGTGCTGGTCGTGGAGGACGACAAGGGGGTGCGCGAGCTGCTCGAGATCGTGCTGTCCGGGGAGGGCTTCGAGGTCCACACCGCCCGCGACGGGCTCGAGGGACTGCTCAAGGTCCGCATGCTCGACCCCGCGGCACTCGTCCTGGACATCATGATGCCCGACATCGGGGGCCTGCGGGTCCTCGACCAGCTGGCCGCCGAGCACGCCGGGACGCCCGTCATCGTGGTCACCGGCGCTGCCGAGGCGGCCGACGTCGCCCGTGAACGCCTCGGCAAGGCGAACGTGTTCGTCAAGCCGTTCGACATCGACCTGCTCGTCGAGCGGATCCGGGCGGTCGCGAGCAGCCCGGGGGCGACCTCGTGACGAAGCGCGACTTCCTCACCGTCGATGCCCTGACGCCCGCCGAGCTCACCTGCCTGCTCGACGAGGCCGACCGGCTCAAGGCGCAGCGGGCGCACCGCCGCGACCTCGCGGGGCTGGCGGTCGGCATGCTGTTCGAGAAGCCGTCCACCCGGAGCCGGGTGTCCTTCGAGGTGGCGGTCACCGAGCTCGGAGGCCATGCCGTCGTGCTGAGTGGCGGCGACCTCCAGCTCGGGCGCGGCGAGACCGTCGAGGACACCGCGCGGGTGCTGTCGCGCTACCTCCACGCGCTCGTCGTCCGCACGTTCGCCCAGTCCCGCCTGGAGGCCCTCGCGGCGAGTGGCTCCATCCCCGTCGTCAACGCCCTGTCGGACTTCTCCCACCCCTGCCAGGCGCTCGCCGACCTGCAGACCATCCGGGAACGCAAGGGCCGCCTCGCGGGGGTGCGCCTCGCCTACCTCGGCGACGGCAACAACGTCGCGAACTCGCTGCTGCTCGCCGGCGCCATGACGGGGATGCGGGTCGCGATGGGGTGCCCCCCCGGCTACGCGCCGATCCCCCAGGTCGTCACCGCGGCACAGACCCTCGCCGCGGAGAGCGGCGGGGAGATCGTCGTGACGGCCGACCCGCTCGCGGCCGCCGACGGCGCCGACGCCGTCTACACCGACGTGTGGGCCTCGATGGGCCAGGAGGCCGAACGGGACGCCCGCCGGCTCATGTTCCACCCGTTCCAGGTGAGCCGGCACGTGATGGAGGTCGCCGACCCCGACGCCATCGTCCTTCACTGCCTGCCCGCGCATCGCGGCGAGGAGATCACCGCGGAGGTCCTCGACGGCCCGCAGAGCGCCGTGTGGGACCAGGCGGAGAACCGTCTGCACACCCAGAAGGCCCTGCTCGCCCTCCTCGTCGGGAGCAGCCGGTGACGGCCCGCGAGCGGCGCCGCCAGCTCATCCGCGAGCTCGTGTCCCGCTACGAGATCGGCTCCCAGAGCGCGCTCGTCGCGCTGCTCGCCGAGCAGGGGGTCGACGCCACCCAGGCAACCGTCAGCCGCGACCTCGACGAGCTCGGCATCGGCAAGGTGCGCGGCGCCGACGGCAGGGTCGCCTACGCCCTGCCGGAACCCGGCGGGCTCGCCCAGATCCTCCGGCAGTTCGTCGCCTCCGTGGACGCGAGCGGCAACCTCGCCGTGGTCCGCACCCCGCCGGGCGCGGCGAGCGCGGTGGCGAGCGCCATCGACGGGGCGGCGCTGCCCGGCGTGCTCGCCACCGTCCAGGGCGACGACACCCTGCTCGTCGTCGCGGCAGAGGGCACGAGCGGGAGAACCGTCGCCGACCGCTTGACCGCGATCAAGGAGAGCCGAGCATGACCCGCCATCCGCAAGACGACCAACCGGTGTCGGCAGAGCCCCGGTCGGCGCCCCGCCTCGTGCTCGCGTACTCCGGCGGCCTCGACACCTCCGTGGCGATCCGCTGGCTCGCCGAGGAGAGGGGCTACGACGTCGTGGCCTGCGCGATCGACGTCGGCCAGGCCGCCGACGGCGAGATGGAGCGCGTCCGCCAGCGGGGTCTCGACTGCGGGGCGGTCGAGTCCGTCGTCGTCGACGCCCGCACCGAGTTCGCTGAGCGCTACGTCGCCCCGGCGATCGCGGCGAACGCCCTCTACATGGGCAAGTACCCCCTCGTGTCCGCGCTGTCGCGCCCGCTCATCACCGACCACCTCGTGCGCGTTGCCCGGGAGACGGGCGCGAGCGCGATCGGGCACGGATGCACCGGCAAGGGCAACGACCAGGTGCGCTTCGAGGTCACCGCGATGGCGATCGCCCCCGACATCACCGTCGAGGCCCCGATCCGCGAGTGGGGGCTGTCGCGCGAGGAGGCGATCCGGTGGGCGGGCGAGCGCGGCATCCCCATCCCGGTGAAGCACGAGTCGCCCTACTCGATCGACGAGAACCTGTGGGGCCGCACCGCCGAGTGCGGCGTCCTCGAGGACCCGTGGGAGTCCCCGCCCGAAGAGGTCTACGAGCGCTCGGCGGCGCTGGCCGACGCCCCCGCCGAGCCCGAGGAGCTCGTCCTCACGTTCCGTGACGGCCTGCCGGTTGCCGTCGACGGCAAGGAGCTCGACCTCGCCGCCCTCATCGCCGAGGTCGACGCGCGGGCCGGCGCCCACGGCGTCGGGCGGATCGACATGGTCGAGGACCGCCTCGTCGGCATCAAGAGCCGTGAGATCTACGAGTGCCCCGGGGCGGTGACGATCCTCACGGCCCACCGCGACCTCGAGGACCTCTGCCTGGAGCAGGAGCTCGCGCAGGAGAAGCGGGGCCTCGAGGGGCGCTACGCCCAGCTCGTCTACAACGGCCTGTGGTTCACGCCCCTCAAGCGCGCCATGGACGCGTTCGTGGCCGTCAGCCAGCGCTACGTCGCCGGCGACGTCCGCATGCGCCTGCACAAGGGCTCCGCGTCGGTCGCGGGGCGCCGCAGCGACATCGGCCTCTACGACCACGACCTTGCCACCTACGACGCGAGCGACCGCTTCGACCACACCCAGGCGGAGGGGTTCGTGAAGCTCTGGGGCCTGCCGACCAAGGTGTGGGCGCGGCGGCAGGGCTCCCTGTGACCGTCGTGCTCGTGCTGTGGCGGTCGCGGCTCGCCGCTGGACCCGCCGCGGCGGTCACGACCCGGCTCCGGACCACTCACCCGCCCACCCTCCAGGGTCCTGCGCCGAGCCGCGACCGCTTCCGCCGCCGTGACCGCAAGCGCCGGTCGTGCCATGGCTGAGGGGCGGCTGTGGGGTGGGCGGTTCGGTGAGGAGCCGGATGCGGCGGCGTGGCGGCTCGGCCGGTCGGTCCACTTCGACGCGCGCCTGTGGCCCTACGACCTCGCCGGGTCGCGTGCGCACGCCGACGAGCTGCGGCGCCTCGGGCTCCTCGGGGAGGACGATCACGCCGCAGTCCGTACGGCGCTCGACACCGTCGCCGCCGAGTTCGCGGGCGGGGCGTTCGCCTTCCTCGACGGCGACGAGGACCTGCACGGCGCGATCGAGCGGCGCCTCGTCGAGCTGACCGGCGAGGCCGGGGGCCGCCTGCGCGCCGGTCGCAGCCGCAACGACCAGATCGCGAGCGACCTTCGCCTGTACTGCCGTGACGCGGGGGCGGGCGTGGTCGCGGGCATCCGCGGGCTGCAGACCACCCTCGTCGACCGGGCGGACGGGGTGCTCGACTGGCTCGCGCCGGGGTTCACGCACCTGCAGCGCGCACAGCCGGTCACGCTCGCGCACCACCTGCTCGCCCATGCCTGGGCGCTCGACCGCGACGCGGGACGGGTGGCCGACGCCCTTGCCCGCGCCGACGCGTCGACGCTGGGCGCGGGCGCCCTCGCCGGGGTGACGCTCGGGCTGGACCCGGCGCGGTACGCGGTGGCGCTCGGCTTCTCCCGGTCGGCGGCCAACTCGATGGACGCCGTGGCCGACCGCGACTTCGTCGTCGAGCTCCTCGCCGCGTTCGCCCTGCTCGGCGTCCACCTGTCGCGCCTGGGGGAGGAGGTCGTGCTGTGGAGCTCCGCGGAGTTCGGCTGGGCCCGCGTCGGTGACGCCTTCTCGACCGGCAGCTCGATCATGCCGCAGAAGCGCAACCCCGATGTCGCCGAGCTCGTCCGCGGCAAGACCGGCCGGCTCGTCGGTGACCTCGTCAGCCTCCTGGTCACCCTGAAGGGGCTGCCGCTCGCCTACAACCGCGACCTCCAGGAGGACAAGGAGCCTCTGTTCGACGCGGTCGACACGCTCGACGTCGCCCTGCCGGCCATGGCCGGAACCGTGGCCTCGCTCGTGTTCGACCGCGACCGCCTGGCCGCCACGGCGGCCGGCGGGTTCGCCCTGGCCACCGACCTCGCCGAGGAGCTCGTCCGCCGGGGCGTCCCGTTCCGCGCCGCGCACGAGCAGGTCGGGCGCCTCGTCGCCGCGTGCGAGCGGCGTGGCGTCGACGTGGCCGACCTCGGCCACGAGGAGCTCGCCGCCGCCCTCCCGGCGCTCGGTGACGCCCCGCCGGACCTCACCGACCCCCGGGCGGCCGTGGCTCGGCGCGCGGCGAGCCTCGGCCCCGCCCCGCAGCGGGTCCGTGAGCAGGCGAGGCTCTTGCGCGCGCGACTGGCGTGAACGGAAGTTCCCCCGGACGGGGGCAGTAGGGATGTTCCGCCTCCCGGTATGCTCGTAGGTTACGGAAGCGTTGCCGATGGCAGCCGCGTGGCGACAGGCTGAAAGGAAACCACTGGCCGTGCACACGCTGTGCCAGGGCCGACCCCCGGGACCCGCGTGAGCTGGCCCCGCGTCGGCGTCCTCGCGCCACTGCGCCGCCGGAACTTCCGGCTGCTGGCCGTCGCCTCGCTCACGTCCCTGCTCGGCGACGGCTTGTTCCGCGTAGCCATCGCGGTGCAGGTGTACGCCATCGAGAACGACCCCCGGGCGCTGGCTATGGTGGCCGTCGCCTGGGCCGGGGCCCAGGTGCTCGCCCTGCCCGCCGGCGGGTGGGCGAGCGACCGCTTCGAACGCCGGCGGGTGATGATCTGCGCCGACCTGTGGCGGGCCGCCGCCGTGGGCGCGATCGGCGTGCTCAGCGTCACGGGCGACCTCGCGCTGTGGCACATGTACGTGCTCGGCGCGGCCTTCGGCGCCGGCAACGGCTTCTTCAACCCGGCCGCGACCTCCCTCGTGCCCGACCTCCTGCCCGACGACGACCTGCCCCAGGCCAACGCCTTCCTCGGCGTCGCCCGGCCGGGGATGCTGTGGATCCTCGGGCCGCTCGCCGGCGGCTTCGTCGTCAGCGCCACCGAACCGGGGGCGGCGTTCCTTCTGGACGCGGTGACCTTCCTCGTCTCCGCGCCGCTGCTCGCCGCGATCAGCGTCCGGATACGGGGGGAGATCACCCCGGGTGGCTTCGGGCAGACCCTGCGCGACATCGGCGAGGGGCTGCGGTTCGTGCGCCGGGAGTCGTGGGCGGGGCTGTGGCTGCTCGCCGCCGCGATCAGCACGCTTGCCTTCCACGGACCCTTCGACGTGCTCGTCCCGTACCGGTTCAAGAACGACCTCGGGATGAACGACGGACAGATGGCGACGGCGATGAGCCTGATCCTCGCCGCCGGCGGGGCCGGTTCGATCCTCGTCTCCGTGGTCATCGGCCAGCGCGGCCTGCCGCGGCGGTTCATGACCGTGCTGTACGTCGCCGAGACCGTGGGGGTGCTCGGCATCGTCGGCCTCGGGCTCATGACCACGAGAACCCACGCGATGCTCGCCGGCCTGGTCATCTTCACGATGTTCGCGCTGAGCGAGATCATCTGGCACACGACGATGCAGCGCCACGTGCCCCGGGGGATGCTCGGGCGGGTGTCGAGCCTCGACTGGATGGCGTCCGTGGGGCTGGCCCTCGCGAGCTTCGCCGCCGCCGGACCGCTCGGGCGGGTCTACGGCGCGGAGCAGGTGCTCATCGGGGCAGGCGTCGCGGGTACGGTCGCGTTGCTCGTCATCATGGCGCTGCCCGGGGCGCGCGCCCTGGAGAACCGCCTGCCGAGGCACGTCGCGCAGGCACCCCCGGAACCGCCGGGCGCGAACTTCGAGGGCCTGTCGGGGGGCCCTTCCGTGCCGGCCCACCCCGGCTCCGGGCCTCCAGGTCTGCAGGGCTAGAGGGGGGCAAGCGGCGAAGCGGTAGCGCCGGGCGTCTAGAGGCCGAGAACGTCCCCGGCGTCCGACCGTGCGGGCGGAGCCACCGCCTGGCGCCCGCAGGCGCCGCACACCGCGCTCGTGCCGTCAGG
This window contains:
- a CDS encoding MFS transporter: MSWPRVGVLAPLRRRNFRLLAVASLTSLLGDGLFRVAIAVQVYAIENDPRALAMVAVAWAGAQVLALPAGGWASDRFERRRVMICADLWRAAAVGAIGVLSVTGDLALWHMYVLGAAFGAGNGFFNPAATSLVPDLLPDDDLPQANAFLGVARPGMLWILGPLAGGFVVSATEPGAAFLLDAVTFLVSAPLLAAISVRIRGEITPGGFGQTLRDIGEGLRFVRRESWAGLWLLAAAISTLAFHGPFDVLVPYRFKNDLGMNDGQMATAMSLILAAGGAGSILVSVVIGQRGLPRRFMTVLYVAETVGVLGIVGLGLMTTRTHAMLAGLVIFTMFALSEIIWHTTMQRHVPRGMLGRVSSLDWMASVGLALASFAAAGPLGRVYGAEQVLIGAGVAGTVALLVIMALPGARALENRLPRHVAQAPPEPPGANFEGLSGGPSVPAHPGSGPPGLQG
- the argR gene encoding arginine repressor, encoding MTARERRRQLIRELVSRYEIGSQSALVALLAEQGVDATQATVSRDLDELGIGKVRGADGRVAYALPEPGGLAQILRQFVASVDASGNLAVVRTPPGAASAVASAIDGAALPGVLATVQGDDTLLVVAAEGTSGRTVADRLTAIKESRA
- the argH gene encoding argininosuccinate lyase — protein: MAEGRLWGGRFGEEPDAAAWRLGRSVHFDARLWPYDLAGSRAHADELRRLGLLGEDDHAAVRTALDTVAAEFAGGAFAFLDGDEDLHGAIERRLVELTGEAGGRLRAGRSRNDQIASDLRLYCRDAGAGVVAGIRGLQTTLVDRADGVLDWLAPGFTHLQRAQPVTLAHHLLAHAWALDRDAGRVADALARADASTLGAGALAGVTLGLDPARYAVALGFSRSAANSMDAVADRDFVVELLAAFALLGVHLSRLGEEVVLWSSAEFGWARVGDAFSTGSSIMPQKRNPDVAELVRGKTGRLVGDLVSLLVTLKGLPLAYNRDLQEDKEPLFDAVDTLDVALPAMAGTVASLVFDRDRLAATAAGGFALATDLAEELVRRGVPFRAAHEQVGRLVAACERRGVDVADLGHEELAAALPALGDAPPDLTDPRAAVARRAASLGPAPQRVREQARLLRARLA
- a CDS encoding argininosuccinate synthase; this encodes MTRHPQDDQPVSAEPRSAPRLVLAYSGGLDTSVAIRWLAEERGYDVVACAIDVGQAADGEMERVRQRGLDCGAVESVVVDARTEFAERYVAPAIAANALYMGKYPLVSALSRPLITDHLVRVARETGASAIGHGCTGKGNDQVRFEVTAMAIAPDITVEAPIREWGLSREEAIRWAGERGIPIPVKHESPYSIDENLWGRTAECGVLEDPWESPPEEVYERSAALADAPAEPEELVLTFRDGLPVAVDGKELDLAALIAEVDARAGAHGVGRIDMVEDRLVGIKSREIYECPGAVTILTAHRDLEDLCLEQELAQEKRGLEGRYAQLVYNGLWFTPLKRAMDAFVAVSQRYVAGDVRMRLHKGSASVAGRRSDIGLYDHDLATYDASDRFDHTQAEGFVKLWGLPTKVWARRQGSL